The window GGGCCTCCGTGACCGGCTCGAACTGACCCGATACGCGATTCGCGCCGGCTTGATCGAGCCATGACGCGGACCCGGTTCACGAACTCAGTTTGCGGATCGCGGAGGTCAGGCGTGCGGCGTCCAGTTCCGTGTCGCTCACCAGGGCCTGGAGGATGAAGCCGTCCAGCAGGGCGCAGATGTCCCGGGCGGTGGAGGTGCCGACCGTGGCGATCAGAGTCTCCGGGATGTCGTTGATCCAGGCCTCGGCCAGGGGGCGCAGAGCTTCGTCGCGGGCCGCCGTCACGAACAGTTCGTACTCGATGCGGACCTGGCGCCGGTCGGCGAGGTACTCCTGGACCAGCTGGGTCAGCGCCTCCGGCATGTCGGGGGCGGTGCGCAAGCGCTCGTCCCAGGCCTGGAGCTCGGTCTGCAGGGCATCGAGCGCATGTCGCAGACCGGCCGCGATGAGGTCGTCGAGTGTGGGGTAGTAGTAGGTGGTCGCGCCCAGGGGCAGGCCGGCGCGGGCCGCCACCGCGCGATGGGTGGTGCGGCCCACGCCGTTCTCGGCGACGACCTCCATGGCGGCCGCGGCCAGAGCTGCCTTGCGGGCCTCCGGGTCACGGGCGCGCTGAGGGCGGCGAGCGGTCAATGGGCGCCGCTGGTGTTGAGATTGAGCATCACGACTCCGCCGATGATGAGAGCAATGCCCGCCACCTTAACCGTCGTGAGTGGTTCGCCGAGAAAGACCGCGCCGATCGCGACGATCGCGGCGGTGCCGACTCCCGACCAGATCGCGTAGGCGACGCCCACCTCGATGCTCTTGACGGCCTGTGCGAGCAGAACGAAGGACGCGGCGTAACCGGCGAGGACGGCCAGGGTGGGCCAGAGGCGGGTGAAGCCGTGGGTGCTTTTCATGAGGGCGGTGGCGACGAGTTCGGCGGCGATCGCGATGAACAGGAACAGGTAGTGCACGGTGGGCCTTCGATCTTAACTTGTACGGATGTACAAGTACGATCGTACAAGAAGAGGTCACGCCAGAGCCAGGGCGAGGAAGCCCACTCCGATCGCGGCGCAGAGCGCGCCCAGGCCGATGACCAGCAAAGTCACCTGCCACGCCTGGTAGGCGCCGAGCAGCGCGCCACGCAGCGTCTCGCCCATGAAGGCGGTCTCGCGGAGCTTGCCCAGCTTTTCGTCGTTCTTGGATTTCTGGCACTCGGCGGCTATCTCCGCATACGTGCGCCCACCTGTCGCCGCGGCCACGTGTTCGGCGATCAGATCGGAGTAGGCGCGGGCCTCGGTTCCGGTGCGGACCGGACGGCCCGCATACGCGCCGAGGGTCGCCGGCAGACCCGCCGGCGGGAAGGAGATGCGCTGCTGCTCGAGTTCGTGGGTGACGCTGCGTCGGCCCGCGAACCCCTGGAAGATCATGATCGGGGCGGCGGCGAGCAGGGCCAGGCCGACCAGTCCGAGAATGGTCTGAATCATGCCGCCGAGTCTGCTGCGATGAACTCCCCGTCAGGCAGGGCCGGACGTCCCCAGCCACCGGGACACCCGAGGCCCCGGCGACCGCGGATCTCAGTCGTCGGGGCGGATGCCGGTCCGGTTCGCCGCGGATCTCAGTCGTCGGGGCGGATGCCGGTTCCCGTCCGCCTCGGATCTCAGTCAGCGGGGCGGATGCAGGCCAGGTCCAACCCGGAACTCAGCCTCCGGGGCGGCTACAGGGCGCGCCGATCGACATCTCCACCACGGCCTCCCCGCCGGTGGGGGTGGTGATCCGGATCGGGACGCAGTCGGCCTCGGCGACCCATGTGCCGCCGGCGAAGACCGTCCACGCCGCGTCGTTCGGGCACGCGCTCACCCGTACCGCGATGGCTGGTTTGAAATCGGTGTCGCCCCAGCTCAGCCGAGCCCGATCGGCCCAGCCGGGCAGCAGGCTCAGATCGGCTGTCGCGCCGGTCCGGACCAGCAGATCCCACTCGGCGAACAGACGCGTCGCACCCTCACCCGACGGCTGCAGAGCCGGCTCCAACACCCGATCGACCGCCGGAACCGCCACCACCCCGGCGACCTCCTGATACGAATCGCCGGGATCGTCCTGCCGGCCGATCGCGCCCGTGCACTCGACGACCGGCCCGGCACTGAAAGGCCCACCCGACGGCACCGAGGGTGATGGGTCCAGGATGCCGGGATCCTCACCGCAGCCGGCGGTGCCGACCATCAAGAGCAGGGCGATCACCTTCCGTACGATCGCCATGGGCCGATTTTGTCAGAGGGTCCGTCTAATGTGCCCGGCATGGACCCCGCGCGCCGTGGCCGGATCGCCACCTCCCTCGTCTTCCTGATGTTCGGTGCCGCGCTCGGGGTGTGGACGGCGCGTATCCCGGCGGTCAAGGAGAACCTGGGCCTGACCGACGGCCGGCTCAGCATCGCGCTGCTCGCCTTCGCTGCCGGATGCATCACCGGGATGGCGCTGATCGGTCGCCTGACCGACCGTTTCGGCAGCTCACGAGTGCTCGTCCCAGCCGCCCTACTGGAGGGCGTGCTGCTCATCCCACCGGCGCTCGCCGGTGGGCTGGTGGAGCTGGGTGTGGCGCTGTTCGTCTTCGGGGCCGTGCACGGCACGCTGAACATCGCGATGAACGCCAACGCGGCCGAGGTCGAGCGGGCACACCGGCGGCCGATCATGGCGTCGTTCCATGCGCTCTACAGCATCGGCGGGTTCTTCGGAGCCATCGTCGGCAGCCTGTTCGCGCATGCCGGGCTCAGCGTCGCGACGACCTTGATCAGCGTGGGTCTCGTCGCGGTGGCACTGGCCGCTGTGGCGTCGCGATGGGTGCTCAGGTCGTCGCCGGCCGCCGCGGCCATGACCGACTCCGATGATCGGAGCTCGGCCGGTCGCCGGTCGTTGCTGATCTTCTTCGGGGTCGTGGTCCTCTGCACGCTGGTCGGCGAGGGCGCCGCCGCCGACTGGAGCGCGGTCTACCTCCGTGACGAGCTGGGCACCTCGGAGGGGTTCGCGGCGTATGGCTACGCGGCCTTCGCGATCATGATGACCGCCGGGCGCCTGGTGGGTGACCGGGTCGCCGGGCGGTTCGGTTCGGTGACGCTGATCCGGGCCAGCGGCCTGATCGCCGCGGTGGGCCTCGGCGCCGGCCTGCTGATCGATCATCCGCTGGCCGGAGTCGCCGGGTTCGGGCTGCTGGGGCTCGGGGTGTCATGTGTCGCGCCGCAGTTCTTCTCCGCGGCGGCGGCCGTGGACCCGAGCCGTGCCGGGCGGGCGCTGTCGACAGTCGTGAGCATCGGCTACGTCGGGTTCCTGCTCGGGCCGATCGCGATCGGGGCGGCCGCCACAGCCGTCGGGTTGCCCACGGCACTGTGGATTCCGGTGGCGCTTGCCGTCTTCGTCGCGTTGAGCGCCGGCACCATCCGGACGGTTCGCCGAGCCGACGCCCTCAGCGGCGAGCGACCAGCCGCCGCCGCCTGACCCGGGCCGGCGGAGCGTGTCCTCGCCCGTCTGTCTTGGGCTGGTGGCGGGTTTGCGGGAAGCGGTTCAGGCGGGTGTCAGGAGGTCGCGGGTGATCGAGGTGATGTCCGGGGCGCCGGACAGGGCCATCGTCAGGTCCAGTTCGGCGATCACGTTGCGGATCACGTCCTCGACGCCGCTCTGGCCGGCGATGGCCAGGCCGTACATGTAGGGGCGGCCCAGGAGCACGGCGTTCGCACCGAGGGCGAGCGCGGTGAAGACATCGGCGCCGGTGCGGATGCCGCTGTCCAACAGCACCGTCGGCTCCGGGCCGAGTTCGGAACGGATGGTCACGAGCGCGTCGAGGGAGGCGATGGCATTGTCGATCTGGCGGCCACCGTGGTTGGACACCACGATCGCGTCGGCGCCGAGGTCGAAGGCGCGGCGGGCGTCGTCCGGGCGCAGGATGCCCTTGAGGACGATCGGCAGGCGGGTCCGGTCCCGGAGCGTGGCGAGATGATCCCAGCTCAGACCGGGGTTCGAGTAGATGTCTAGGAACGTCTCCACCGACGCCTTCGGCAGCGGCGAGCGCAGGTTCGGCCAGAATCGGCCCGGATGATTGCGGGTCATCGCCAGCAGCGTGCGGATCGCACCGAGCGTGACCTCCGGCTTCGGCGACGGCTGCCCGGCCCGCTCGGTGGCGATCTCCTGAAACCGGGGATCCGAGGTGTACTGGGCGATGCCCTGCCCCCGGCTGAACGGCAACGAGCCCAGGTTGAGGTCCTGCGGCCGCCAGCCGAGGACGGTGGTGTCCAGGGTGACGACCAGCGCGCCCGCCCCGATCGCCTCGGCCCGGGCGATCAGGCTGTCGACGAGCTGCTCGTCCTTGCTCCAGTAGAGCTGGAACCATCGGGCCGCGTCGCCCATCGCCGCGGCGCAGTCCTCCATCGGATTGCAGCCCTGATTGGAGAAGACGTAGGCGGTTCCGGTCGCCGCGGCGGCGCGGGCGATCTTCAGATCGCTGTCGGCGGCCATCAGCGCACCGGCCCCGACCGGCGCGAGCAGCAGCGGAGACGAGTGGCGGGTGCCGAACAGGTCCACCGTGAGCTCACGGTCCACGGCGCCCGAGGCCATCCGCGGTGCGATCGCCCACCTGTCGAAAGCTTCCCGGTTACGGCGCATGGTCCGCCCCTCGCCGGCGCCACCCGCCACATAGGCCCAGGCCCGCGGGCTGCTGGCCCGGCAGGCGCGGCGCTCCAGTTCGGTGAAGTCGGCCGGGACGGCGGGCCGTCGGCCAAGAACCCCCTGGCGGTAGATCGTGCTCAGGCGGGCAAGCCCGGCTCCGGACATCGGCTCCTCCTCCGGCGGATGTTGCGGTGGTCGTGGGCGCTGCGGGACGCATTGTTGCTGGCGGTGCGGGAGAGCGGCGGGGATTCGGGCCGTCGGAGGAATCGTTCTTGGGGCGGCCGGCAGGTGCTGGACCGTTCGGCTGCCACGCTAAACCAAGTCAGATGACTTGAGAAGTCGGCTGACCTGCAAAGTTAGGATCCGGGGGTGACAAGCGGTGGGGTTCGAGCGGCACGGCGTGAGCAGGCGGTCGAATCGCTTCTCGACGCGACTCTGGAAAGCCTCGCCACCAGCGGGTTCGCGGCGACCACGACACGGGGTGTGGCCCAGCGGGCCGGTGTCAGTCAGGGCTTGCAGCAGCACTACTTTCCGACCAAGGCCGCGCTCATCGACGCGGCCATCAACCGGCTTGCCGGACGACTGCTGGACGAGGCGTCCCGGCCCGTTGAAGGAGCCACCGAACGACGGCGGGCCGAGTTGCTGCTGCGCCGGGTGTGGGAGAGTTTCAGTTCGCCGGTGCTCGCGGTCGTCGCGGAGTTGCTCGTGCTCGGCCGCACCCACCCGGACACGGCCGAGAAGACCGCCACCACGCTGGTCGCCGTCACCGACCGGGTCGTCGCGGTCGCCGAGAAGGCGCTGCCGAGGTATGCGACGCGGCCGGGATTCCGGGAGTCGCTGCTGGTCGCTCTCAGCGCGATCCGTGATACCACGACCGTCGCCCGGATCCCCGGGACCGCCCGGGCACTCCCGACCATCGAGACGATCACGGCCGCCTTCCTGCGGGCGGTCGGTGAGCCGACGGACTGACCGGGCAGCCTGCGGTGCGCCTTCCGGGACGGGGCGGTCGATGGGCCGGCCTCGTCATGGGGACGGATGGAGGCACGACCCCATGTAGCGCGCTCGGTGGAACGACTCCGGATGAGCGACCGGTGGGTCGGGCGCGGGTCGAAGCGCGGTTGCGTGCCAGGGCGGGGCGAGTGGTGGGTCGGGTGCGGGTCGAGGTGCGGGTGCGGGACGGGTGATCGGTGAACCGGGGTGGGGATGCGCAGAGGCGGATCGGGGCGCTGAGGGCAGGGTGGTTTGGAGGCCGGTTCGCGGAATCGGCCTCGGAGAATCGGAGGGCGGTGGGGGTACTAGAGGGAGGTCTTGATGCCCAGGTAAGTGAGCGGGCCGGGATCCGGAACCGGAAGGACGGTGAAGCCCAGGCGGTCGTAGAAGCCTCTGGCTTTCACGTTCGCGGTCAGCATGCCCAAATGGACGCCGGGTGCGTCGACCGTGCTGAGGAAACGGTCGATCAGGCGGCGGCCGAAACCGCGGCCCTGATAGGCGGGTAGGAGGTCGATGTGCAGGTGGGCGGGGTAGCCGTCCAAACCGTCGACCAGCATGCGCTCGGGGTTGAAATGTAGGGCGACCATGTCCTGTTCGGCGGTTCGTGGCGGCTCGGGCGGTACCGGATAGCGGTCACCGACCAATGGAATCCACTCGGCGCGGTAACGGCGTACGAAATCGGGGGTGTCGGCCGTGCCCACGACGTAGCCGACGGTCTCGCCGCCATCGTCGACCACGAATGCCAAATGGGGGTCCAGGTGGGCGTAAGGTCCGGCGAACAGGTCGCCCATCAGGTCGTCGCTGGAATACCGCCCACGGGCGTCGTCGCCGGCGTCGGCGGTGCGGACGCAGATGTCATAAACGGCGGCGCGGTCGGCGGGCCGGTACAGGCGAATTTCGGGCACGCCCGCACGGTATGCGGTGGAAACGCTTCCACCGCAACCCTCATCCGGTACGGCCACGCCGCCGCCGACCGCAGCCATGTGATGCCGCGCTCTATCCGTGGCGTGCGGCGAGCACGTCCAGGTAGTGCTGGTTGTACATGATGCCGAGGAGGTTGCCGAACGGGTCGGTGACCGACGCCGTGGTGAAGCCGGGGCCGCGTTCGGCGGGCTTGTCGTGCTCGGTGGCGCCGAGGGCCAGCAGGCGTTCGTAGGCGGCCTCGACGTCGTCGACCGCCCAGTAGACGATCGCTCCGGACGGCCGGCCGGTCGGCCGGTGCGGGGCGAACCTCGTGTTGAGCAAGCCGAATTCGTGCTGGTAGTCGCCGGTTCGCCATTCCAGGTAGGCGGCTTCCGGGCCGACGTCGCGGATGAAATACGGCTCGGACTCGAAGACCTGGGTGTACCAGCTTCGGGCCGCGGCCATGTCGTCGGCGAAGAACGTGATCGTGGTGAGTCCGCGGAGCATGTCGATGTCCTTTCGTCGCTGTCGAGGACCATGTTTCCGGCTTAAGTGCTCACCTCCTGAGCACTTTTTCTGCGAACCTTTCGACATGCGTGCGGACCGGCTCGTCGCCACCCTTCTGTTCATGCAGACCCGTGGGCGGGTGACCGCCGCCGAGGTCGCCGCTGAACTCGAAGTGTCGGTCGCGACCGCCCGCCGTGACCTCGAGGCCCTGTCCACGGCGGGTGTCCCGGTCTATCCGCAGCCCGGCCGGCACGGTGGTTGGTCACTGGTCGGTGGTGCCCGGACCGACCTCAGTGGTCTGTCGGCCGCCGAAGCGCGGGCGCTGTTCCTGCTCGTCGGGCCGACGGCGGTGTCCGGCGAGGCGAAGGCGGCGCTGCGCAAACTGCTCGGGGCGCTGCCCGCGCCGTTCCGGATCGAGGCCGAGGCCGCCGCCGGTGCCACCCGGATCGACCCGGCTGCCTGGGGCGAACGGGAGAAACCGCAACCGGAGGTGGTGGCCCTGCTCCAGGAGGCGGTGGTCCGGCGTCGTCAGATTCGCTTCGCCTACCGAAGTCCCTCCCGCGGAAACAGCGGCGACCAGAAGGCGCAACCGGGAGCGAAAGCCGGTGGGCGGGCGGCCGGAGGTGAACGCGAGCGGATCGCCGACCCGTGGGGTGTGGTCGAGAAGGGTGACCTGTACTACCTGGTCGCGGGGACTGCGAAGGGGCAGCGGACCTTTCGGGTCGACCGGATGTCCGCGGTCGCGGCGACCGGGGAGACGTTCGAACGACCGGAGGACTTCGACCTGGATGCCTCCTGGGGGCAGACCGTCGGCGAGGTCGAGGGGATGCGGGCTCGCACCTGGGCGACGCTGCTGATCGCGGAACGGTTCGTCTGGGTGCTCCGGGACCACTTCGGACGGCACTGTGAGGTGATGGAGACGCTTCCCGACGGGCGTGCCCGGGTCCGGGTCGGTGCTCCGGAACCGCGCGACATCGCCCGCACGCTCTCCGGGTGGGGTGCGGCCGTCGAAGTGCTCGACCCTTCCGAGGTCCGTGCCGAGTTGGCCCGCATCGGCGCTGAACTAGTTCAGATCTATCGATAGGAGGCGGCGGCTCAGGCGCTGGCTCGTAGGACCGGAAGGCTGGGGAACCGGCGGATCCGGGGTGCGGTGCCCAGGGCGGCGGCCGCCGCCGCGGCCGCGATCAGCTCCACCGGATGGGTCGCCGTGGACAGGGCCGGATGGGTCCAGGCGGCGACCGGGATGTCGTCGAAACCGGTGACGGCGATGTCGTGTGGGACGCGGATGCCGGCCTCGGTCAGGGTCTGCAGCACGCCGACGGCGGTGGCGTCGCTGACCGTGGCGATCGCGTCGGTGTCCGGCCAGCGGCGGAGAACGGTTCGGGCGGCGGCACGGCCCCGGGCGGCGGTGAAGTCACCGGCGACCACCCGGCTCGGCAGGCCGGCCGCGGACATCAGTGCGGTGTAGGCCGCCAGCGGTGCCCGTGCGGCGGCCAGCCACGACGGGCCACCGACCAGGGCGATCCGCCGCCGGCCGCCGGCGTGCAGGTGCCGGAGCAGGGCGCCGATCCCGCCGGTGCTGTCCACATCCAGCCCGTCGGCGCCGATCGCGGCGAACCGGCCGCGCAGCCGGGCCGGTATGCCGTCGAGGGAGTCGTGTCCGGCCATCACCACGGCGGCGATGCTGCGGTCGGCGGCGATTCGGTCCAGTTCGGCGGCCGCGTTCAGGGGCAGGTGACGCAGGGAGACGCCGAGCCCGGCCGGTTCGGTGGCGGCGGCCATCGCGGCGGTCGCCCTGGTGACGAACGGGTCGGACAGGACGTCGGCGCGACGGTCCCGGACCGCGAACAGCAGGCGTGTTCCGACGCCCCGGGCCAGGCGGCTGGCCACCGGATGCGGCACGTACCCGAGGTCGGCGGCGGCCCGGCGGACGGCGTCGCGGCTGGCGGCGGAGGCCGGACCTCGCCCGGACAGCACACGGGACGCGGTCGCGACGGACACCCCGGCCAGCCGTGCCACCTCGGCGAGTGCCGGACTGCTGCTCATAACGAAAATATGCAGGAACCGAGGGGCGGGAGCCAGAGGGCGAGAGCCATAGGGCAGGAGCCGGAGGGCGAGACCCGACGGGCGGCGGACAACAGGGCGGGACTTTAGTCCCGGGTAGAGCGGGCCCGCCGGCTCAGGCGGGTCGGCACGTGATCGGACAGCCTTGAAGCACGTCGGGCAGCCGCTCGGCCGACAGTCGAGCCGGCTAAGGAAACCACCGTGTCACTGGACCCCGGAACCGCCCCGCTGCTGGGCGCACGCCGCTTCCTCACCCGCGAGACGGTCGGCGATCACGGGCGCACCCTGCACCGGGTCGACAACAGCGAGTGGGACGCCTTCTACCGCGACCGCTGGCGCTACGACAAGGTCGTCCGGTCGACCCACGGTGTCAACTGCACCGGCTCCTGCTCGTGGAACGTGTTCGTCAAGGACGGGCTGATCACCTGGGAGCACCAGGCCACCGACTACCCGACCACCGGGCCCGACTCGCCGGACTACGAACCTCGGGGCTGTCCGCGTGGGGCGAGCTTCTCCTGGTACGAATACTCGCCCTCGCGCGTGCGTCACCCGTACCTCCGTGGTGTCCTCGCCGAGATGTTCCGTGAGGCGCGGCAGCGTCTCGGCGACCCGGTCGCCGCGTGGGCGGAGATCGTCGAGACGCCGCTGAAAGCGCAGGCCTACAAGGCGCAGCGCGGGCGCGGCGGGTTCGTGCGGGCGTCCTGGGACGAGGCGATCGAGCTGATGGCGGCCGCGCACGTCTACACCGTGAAGACGTACGGCCCGGACCGTGTCGTCGGTTTCTCGCCGATCCCGGCGATGTCGATGGCGTCGTTCGCGGCCGGCACCCGCTATCACGCGCTGCTCGGCGGCACCCTGCTCAGCTTCTACGACTGGTATGCCGACCTGCCGATCGCGTCCCCGCAGATCTGGGGTGACCAGACCGACGTGCCCGAGGCGGGCGACTGGTGGAACTCGACCTACCTGATGATGTGGGGCTCCAACATCCCGGTCACGCGTACGCCGGACGCGCACTTCCTGGCCGAGGCCCGGTACAAGGGCACCAAGGTCGTCGCGGTGAGCCCGGACTACGCGGACAATGTGAAGTTCGCCGACGACTGGCTGGCCCCGCACCCGGGCACCGACGGCGCGCTCGCGATGGCGATGGGCCACGTGATCCTGACCGAGTTCTTCCGCGACCGCGAGGTCCCGTACTTCCTCGACTATGTCCGTAAATACACCGACCTGCCGTTCCTGGTGACGATCGTGGACGGCAAGGCCGACCGGTTCCTCACCGCCGCGGATCTCGGCGAAGCGGACGGCGAGCACAAGACCGTCTTGATCGACTCGCGTTCCGGCGAGTTGATCACGCCGAACGGCTCTCTGGGCTACCGCTACGGCGAGCCCGGCAGGTGGAACCTCGATCTCGGTGAGGTCGTTCCGGAGATCGGCGTGAAGTCCGACGAAGCCGTCGAGATCGAGCTGGCCCGGTTCGACATCGGCGACACCGAGGGCGGCACCACGATCCGCCGCGGAGTCCCGGTGCGCCGGGTCGGCGAGCATCTCGTCACCACGGTCTTCGACCTGATCATGGCGACGTACGGGGTGAAGCGCGGCGACCTACCCGGCGAATGGCCGACCGGCTACGACGACGCCGAGTCCCCGAACACCCCGGCCTGGCAGGAGCGCATCACCGGCGTCGACGCGAAGCTGGCGGCCCGGATCGGCCGCGAGTTCGCCCGCAACGCCGAGCGCAGCAACGGCCGCTCGATGATCGTCCTCGGTGCCGGCGCCAACCAGTGGTTCCACTCCGACATGACCTATCGCGCGTTCATCTCGCTGGTCACGCTGACCGGCTGCCAGGGTGTGAACGGCGGCGGCTGGGCGCACTACGTCGGCCAGGAGAAGGCCCGCCCGGTCACCGGCCAGCAGCACATGAGCTTCGCCTTCGACTGGCAGCGCCCGATGCGGCACCAGGCGTCGACGCCGTTCTGGTATCTGCACACCGACCAGTGGCGCTACGAGCGCGTCCCGGCCGACGAGCTGGCGTCCCCGCTGGGCACCGGCCGGTTCGCCGGGATGGCGTTCGCCGACACGGTGGCGGCCGCGCAGCGGATGGGCTGGAGCCCGGGCCACCCGTTCTTCAACCGCAACCCACTGGACATCTCGGACTCCGCGCGGGCGGAGGGTATCGGAACCCAGGAGTACATCGTCCGCGAACTCCAGGCCGGAAACCTGAAACCGGTCGCCGAGGACCCGGACGACCCGGCCAACTTCCCGCGCTGCCTGACCCTGTGGCGGGCCAACCTGCTCGGCTCCTCGGGCAAGGGCAACGAGTACTTCATGCATCACCTGCTGGGGGTCGACTCCTCGAAGACCGCCGCCGAGTGCGAGCCCGGCCAGCGTCCCCGCGACGTCACGTGGCGCGACGACGCCCCGGTCGGCAAGCTCGACCTGCTGACCACGATGGACTTCCGGATGACCAACACCGGTCTGCACTCCGACCTGGTCCTGCCGGCCGCCACCTGGTACGAGAAGCACGACATCTCGACCACCGACATGCACCCGTTCGTGCACGCGTTCAGCCCGGCCGTGGAACCGCCCGGCGACGCGCACACCGACTACGACACGTTCCTGGCCCTGGCCGACAAGGTCAGCGAGCTCGCCGAGACCCATCTCGGCACCCGGACCGACGTGCTGGCCGCGCCGCTGCAGCACGACACCCCGGACGAACTGGCCATGCCCGGCGGCCGGGTCCGCGACTGGAAGTTCGGCGAGTGCGAGCCGGTCCCCGGCAGGACCCTGCCGAAGCTGATCGAGATCGAACGCGACTACACCCTGATCGGCCGGAAGATGCGTACGGTCGGCCCGCTGCTCGACAAGCTGGGCACGACCACCAAGGCCATCACCGTCGACGTCACCGACGAGATCGCCTACCTGAAGCACCAGAACGGCGTCATCGACGGCCGCCCGTCGCTGGCCACGGCCGACCGGATGTGTGAGGCGATTCTGGCCTTCTCCGGGACCACCAACGGCCGGATCGCCCACGAAGGCTTCAAGGAGCTGGAGAAGCGCACCGGTCAGAGGTTCACCGACCTGATCGAGGGGCACGAGAAGGACCGGGTCACCTTCGAGGAGACCCAGCAGGCGCCGCAGCCGGTCTTCACCAGCCCGGAGTGGTCCGGCTCGGAGAAGGGCGGCCGACGCTACTCTCCGTTCACGATCAACGTCGAGCGCCTCAAGCCGTGGCACACCATCACCGGCCGCCAGCACTTCTTCGTCGAGCACGACTGGGTGGCCGAACTCGGCGAGCAACTGCCGGCCTTCCGGCCGCCGCTCAACATGGCCCGGCACTTCGGTAGGCCCGGCGACGCGGTCGACGGCGGAGTGACGGTACGGTTCCTGACCCCGCACGCCAAGTGGTCGATCCATTCGATGTACCACGACAACGAGCTGATGCTGGCGCTGTCCCGGGGCGGTCCGGTGATCTGGATGAGCGTCCAGGACGCCCAGAAGATCGGGGTCCGCGACAACGAGTGGATCGAGGCCCACAACCGCAACGGCGTCGTCGTGGCCCGCGCGGTGGTCAGCCACCGGATGCCCGAGGGCACCGTCTTCCAGTACCACTCGCCGGAGCGCACGGTGAACGTCCCCAAGGCTGAGAAGTCCGGTAGGCGGGGCGGCTACCACAACTCGATGACCCGGCTGCTGGTCAAGCCGACCCACCTGGCCGGCGGACACGCCCAGCTCACCTACGCCTTCAACTACTACGGCCCGATCGGCAGCCAGCGCGACGAGATCACCGTGATCCGCCGCCGCACGCAGGAGGTGGAGTACTGATGCGCATTCGAGCGCAGGTCGCCATGGTGATGAACCTGGACAAGTGCATCGGCTGCCACACCTGCTCGGTCACTTGCAAGCAGACGTGGACCAATCGTGAGGGCACCGAGTACGTCTGGTTCAACAACGTCGAGACGAAGCCGGGCATCGGCTACCCGAAACATTACGAGGACCAGGAACGCTGGAAGGGCGGCTGGAAACTCGACCGCAAGGGCCGTCTGGTTCTCCGCAGCGGGGGTCGGGCCAAGCGGCTGAGCCGGATCTTCGCCAACCCGGACCTGCCGACCATCGACGACTACTACGAGCCGGCCACCTTCGACAAGGACATCCTGGTCAACGCGCCGGCCGGGCTCAAGGACACCCCGGTCAAACAGCCGTATTCGAGGCTGACCGGTGAGCCCATGTCGATCGAGTGGGGCGCGAACTGGGAGGACTCGCTGGGCGGTGACTCGGGTAAGAGCGACCCGAACTTCAAGAACATGGTCGAGAAGGTCAAGTTCGAGTTCGAGAAGACCTTCATGTTCCACCTGCCGCGGATCTGCGAGCACTGCCTGAACCCGGCGTGTGTCTCGGCGTGTCCGTCCGGCGCCATGTACAAACGCGAGGAGGACGGCATCGTCCTGGTCGACCAGGACCGCTGCCGCGGCTGGCGGATGTGCGTGTCGGCGTGCCCGTACAAGAAGGTCTACGTCAACCACGCCACCGGCAAGGCCGAGAAGTGCACCTTCTGCTTCCCGCGGATCGAGGCCGGACAACCCACCATCTGCAGCGAGACGTGCGTCGGTCGCCTCCGCTACCTGGGCATTCTCTGGT of the Actinoplanes sichuanensis genome contains:
- a CDS encoding helix-turn-helix transcriptional regulator, whose product is MRADRLVATLLFMQTRGRVTAAEVAAELEVSVATARRDLEALSTAGVPVYPQPGRHGGWSLVGGARTDLSGLSAAEARALFLLVGPTAVSGEAKAALRKLLGALPAPFRIEAEAAAGATRIDPAAWGEREKPQPEVVALLQEAVVRRRQIRFAYRSPSRGNSGDQKAQPGAKAGGRAAGGERERIADPWGVVEKGDLYYLVAGTAKGQRTFRVDRMSAVAATGETFERPEDFDLDASWGQTVGEVEGMRARTWATLLIAERFVWVLRDHFGRHCEVMETLPDGRARVRVGAPEPRDIARTLSGWGAAVEVLDPSEVRAELARIGAELVQIYR
- a CDS encoding LacI family DNA-binding transcriptional regulator, with the translated sequence MSSSPALAEVARLAGVSVATASRVLSGRGPASAASRDAVRRAAADLGYVPHPVASRLARGVGTRLLFAVRDRRADVLSDPFVTRATAAMAAATEPAGLGVSLRHLPLNAAAELDRIAADRSIAAVVMAGHDSLDGIPARLRGRFAAIGADGLDVDSTGGIGALLRHLHAGGRRRIALVGGPSWLAAARAPLAAYTALMSAAGLPSRVVAGDFTAARGRAAARTVLRRWPDTDAIATVSDATAVGVLQTLTEAGIRVPHDIAVTGFDDIPVAAWTHPALSTATHPVELIAAAAAAAALGTAPRIRRFPSLPVLRASA
- a CDS encoding nitrate reductase subunit alpha, with amino-acid sequence MLGARRFLTRETVGDHGRTLHRVDNSEWDAFYRDRWRYDKVVRSTHGVNCTGSCSWNVFVKDGLITWEHQATDYPTTGPDSPDYEPRGCPRGASFSWYEYSPSRVRHPYLRGVLAEMFREARQRLGDPVAAWAEIVETPLKAQAYKAQRGRGGFVRASWDEAIELMAAAHVYTVKTYGPDRVVGFSPIPAMSMASFAAGTRYHALLGGTLLSFYDWYADLPIASPQIWGDQTDVPEAGDWWNSTYLMMWGSNIPVTRTPDAHFLAEARYKGTKVVAVSPDYADNVKFADDWLAPHPGTDGALAMAMGHVILTEFFRDREVPYFLDYVRKYTDLPFLVTIVDGKADRFLTAADLGEADGEHKTVLIDSRSGELITPNGSLGYRYGEPGRWNLDLGEVVPEIGVKSDEAVEIELARFDIGDTEGGTTIRRGVPVRRVGEHLVTTVFDLIMATYGVKRGDLPGEWPTGYDDAESPNTPAWQERITGVDAKLAARIGREFARNAERSNGRSMIVLGAGANQWFHSDMTYRAFISLVTLTGCQGVNGGGWAHYVGQEKARPVTGQQHMSFAFDWQRPMRHQASTPFWYLHTDQWRYERVPADELASPLGTGRFAGMAFADTVAAAQRMGWSPGHPFFNRNPLDISDSARAEGIGTQEYIVRELQAGNLKPVAEDPDDPANFPRCLTLWRANLLGSSGKGNEYFMHHLLGVDSSKTAAECEPGQRPRDVTWRDDAPVGKLDLLTTMDFRMTNTGLHSDLVLPAATWYEKHDISTTDMHPFVHAFSPAVEPPGDAHTDYDTFLALADKVSELAETHLGTRTDVLAAPLQHDTPDELAMPGGRVRDWKFGECEPVPGRTLPKLIEIERDYTLIGRKMRTVGPLLDKLGTTTKAITVDVTDEIAYLKHQNGVIDGRPSLATADRMCEAILAFSGTTNGRIAHEGFKELEKRTGQRFTDLIEGHEKDRVTFEETQQAPQPVFTSPEWSGSEKGGRRYSPFTINVERLKPWHTITGRQHFFVEHDWVAELGEQLPAFRPPLNMARHFGRPGDAVDGGVTVRFLTPHAKWSIHSMYHDNELMLALSRGGPVIWMSVQDAQKIGVRDNEWIEAHNRNGVVVARAVVSHRMPEGTVFQYHSPERTVNVPKAEKSGRRGGYHNSMTRLLVKPTHLAGGHAQLTYAFNYYGPIGSQRDEITVIRRRTQEVEY